The genomic stretch GGACAGGTGCTGCTCGGTCTTGGAGCGGATCAAGTCCGCCAACTGCTGGGGATTCAGTGCCATGCCCCTACGCTACTCCGTCCGAGAGGTGTTTGAAAGCTCTGACCCCGAAAGCGGCGCGATTGGCGTCGAGGTGGGCCGGCCCTTGTTCTCGATGTGCTGGTGCGCGTTGAATAGCGACTGGAACGTGTTGCCTAGGATGACCTGCTCGGCCGCGCTGGTGCCCAGGTGGACGGCCGGGGCCTTCACGTGGACCTTCACGTCCGACTCGATCTCCACGAGCCCATCCGCGTGGATGACCACGCGGGACTTCCCCTGCTCCAGCACCAGATCCTTTCCCGCGGTCCCGCTGCCCGTCAGGAAGCCGACCACGAAGGGCCGGTTCGGGTCCCCGCCCTCAAAGGCCACCATCACCGCGTCGCACACCGTGGGCAGGATGACCAGGCGGGCGGCCGTGGTGGCCCAAATGGCCAGGATCTCGCAGCGGGGCAGCAAGGAAAGCGTCTCGTCATCCGGCTGGACACTGACCGTGTAGGCCGCAGCATCCACGGCTGTCACCTTCCCCCGGATAGGCAGGCGCATGTAGGCGGACAGGTCCGGCCGCAGTTGCTCCACCAGGGTCTTCAGCTCGCGGCGCATGGCACCACCTGCAGAAGGGTCCTGCCGCCGGAACTCCAGCGGTAGAAGGCCTCCTCCACGAAGAAGCGCGCGCCGCCCACCGTCACCACCTGGCTGTGCAGGACGGGCGCCACGAGCGTCTCCACCAGGGTCATGCCGAGCTTGCCCGGTCGGCGGTCGATGAGGGTCACCCCCGTCTCCAGCGCCAAGACCGGCGCCTGGCCGTGATCGGGCGGGCCCAGCACCAGCTGGCCGGCGCGCACATGGAAGCGGTGGTCCTCGCCCGTCTCGCGCGAGAGCCACGTGCAGAGCTGCTGCAGGGCTTCCTTGGGCGTCAGATTGTGGACGGGGAAGCGGTCTATCTGCGTGCCGGGCACGCTCGCCTGCAAGGTGAGGCCCGTACCGACGATGAGGTCCCCCGCCAGCTCGGCGGGGGCCACGTGCTCCCAGGTGCGCGTGATGCGCCGGGCGGGGGCCTGCAGGATGGCCTGGTAGTCGATGAGCTCCAGGGCCACCTGGAGGCCGTCGGGCTGAACGGCGCGCACGAGGCCTTCAAAGATGACGATGAGAGCAGGGTCGTCCTGGTAACCCCAGCGGATGACGGCCTTCTGGCCGCGGGCCAGGGTGGGTGCCAGCTCGGCTTCCGGGTCGGAGAGGACCAAGCGCCCGCTGTCCGCCGCGCTGCCTTGAGCCTGCACCCAGAACGAGACCACGGCCGGGTCCAGGCGCTGGCCGGCAACCTCCACCTCATAGACGGGATGCGTCCAGGCGCTCATCCGTCACCGTCCTCGTAGCCGGGATCGTCCATGTCGTCGCCCGGGGCCTCGCCGCTTCCTTCGGCCATGCCGTCGTTGAACTGGTCGCGCACGTAGCCCAGGTTGCGGTCCAGGTTCTCGTCGCCCTCAATGGCCTCGGCGCCCTGGGCGGCCGCATCATCAGACGCGCCTGCGCTTGCCGACTGGTGTTCGAGCTGGGTCTTGATGGACTCGTACTCCACGAGCACCAGATGCACGGGAATCCAGTTCGACTCTCCGTCCTCGTCGGCCGTGAGCTCCTGGATCAGCACCTGGCGGATGCCAAAGAGGTCGGTCAGAGGAGAGATGATCTCCACGGGCTTGGGCAGGCTGGCGCGGCCATCCCGGAACAGCTTCTGCAGGGGGCGCAGGCGATCAAGGGGCGTGGTGATCAGCGTGCCATCCAGGCTCTCCTCGGGCACCAGCTCCAGGTCTACCGTGATCTCCGAGGACTCGTAGCCCGTCGGCTGGCGAATGGACCCGCTCTTCTTGGGAATATTCACCTCGTCGATCTTGATCGACTGCTTGACCTGCATGGCCCGGGGCGGCACCGGGAAGACTAGGCCGCCCAGGCTGAAGGGGATCTCCGTCAGGTTGCGCGTGACGGATCCGGCCGCCTGGCCCT from Candidatus Delongbacteria bacterium encodes the following:
- a CDS encoding phage baseplate assembly protein V, with the protein product MRRELKTLVEQLRPDLSAYMRLPIRGKVTAVDAAAYTVSVQPDDETLSLLPRCEILAIWATTAARLVILPTVCDAVMVAFEGGDPNRPFVVGFLTGSGTAGKDLVLEQGKSRVVIHADGLVEIESDVKVHVKAPAVHLGTSAAEQVILGNTFQSLFNAHQHIENKGRPTSTPIAPLSGSELSNTSRTE